One part of the Clostridium thermosuccinogenes genome encodes these proteins:
- a CDS encoding phosphatidylglycerol lysyltransferase domain-containing protein, translated as MFEISSGNIQIGNWIFNEIHLKDKDMYSEYIKVTEYPANLWSSNFDYLWASGQSSRKKILWKEIDGMLVTFAYTNKNKLYLMCLPFGKGGPDKVVEVLKKCLGFCYKIDDYDASESVVRLINSMQLDFLKKTPEFEKHFIRVPMVGLEKHFSVPMLVSLKGKDFRRVREKVNRFCNYYPDASIRKYTKDDFDQVMQLGEHWSDTSGKKYTTIFDKVYFREIVKHSDELNHIILVVEEKGKIIGMVSGGELPTGQSWGCLTKFMKNYDGLSEFMIVKFAQELNKINPKIEYMNTGSDLGPGGLRAYKDKFRPVLSLKRYRLKLR; from the coding sequence TTGTTTGAGATCTCATCAGGCAATATTCAGATAGGCAACTGGATCTTTAATGAAATCCATCTGAAAGATAAAGACATGTATTCTGAATATATAAAAGTCACCGAATATCCGGCAAATCTATGGTCATCCAATTTTGACTATCTGTGGGCGTCAGGCCAGTCCAGCAGGAAAAAAATCCTCTGGAAGGAGATAGACGGAATGCTGGTCACTTTTGCTTATACCAATAAAAACAAGCTTTATCTGATGTGCCTGCCTTTTGGAAAAGGCGGCCCGGATAAGGTGGTGGAGGTGTTGAAAAAATGCCTCGGGTTCTGCTACAAAATTGATGATTACGACGCTTCAGAATCCGTTGTGAGATTAATTAACAGTATGCAGCTGGATTTTCTGAAAAAAACACCGGAATTTGAAAAGCACTTTATAAGAGTGCCTATGGTAGGATTGGAGAAGCATTTTTCGGTTCCGATGCTTGTCTCTCTGAAAGGTAAGGATTTCAGAAGGGTAAGGGAAAAGGTGAACAGGTTTTGCAATTATTATCCCGATGCATCCATAAGAAAATACACCAAGGATGATTTTGATCAGGTGATGCAGCTGGGGGAACACTGGAGCGATACGTCCGGTAAAAAATACACCACCATTTTTGATAAGGTTTACTTCCGCGAAATAGTCAAACACAGCGATGAGCTCAACCACATCATCCTGGTGGTGGAGGAGAAGGGCAAGATCATCGGGATGGTTTCGGGGGGTGAACTGCCTACCGGTCAGTCGTGGGGATGCCTGACTAAGTTTATGAAGAATTATGACGGGTTGTCAGAATTTATGATAGTGAAATTTGCCCAAGAGCTTAATAAGATTAACCCGAAAATTGAATACATGAATACCGGGAGCGACTTGGGACCGGGAGGACTCCGCGCCTATAAGGACAAATTCAGGCCGGTGCTGAGTTTGAAAAGGTACAGGCTTAAACTGAGGTAG